One Hippoglossus hippoglossus isolate fHipHip1 chromosome 13, fHipHip1.pri, whole genome shotgun sequence genomic window carries:
- the cep295 gene encoding centrosomal protein of 295 kDa isoform X10 produces the protein MKRKLVKLRPSPNEEARIIREEHERRRKLRIQQVREQQRHIAQQIRQAVEQRRQRELELLGEQLRRDWERQQQEKLHALQRLYQDSLQLLGQGHRSAKENEPDLAAIAQREEENHAKADQRYREALKELKSQRLKEHERQSQLVSSRRKALQTEKERSAKVVRLPPPPPNPVQNIDYKKPHVVKKSDVSAFAATHYNMPESTVDREEDTQQMNAHEEAELEVRRQQELQREETRRREEQLEKARLRGRQALKREQLVQDRERLLVELEHMQQTDLLRRRQQVSQMPPQIFQPLYKRQETRDDFQREIEFAFEDMYTGERRVKGDLVVQLAPEPLPALSTGSQDQELDVTLDEITTPEQEAESNEQETSAQVGPSKPAPRRALKKLLDRIRGQRNQWSEHSSRVSPADSPTVMTDQIPERDTTIETGSLTSEEKNQPAPIELLQPVLSPPDKTSTIVSSLETSEPSPAANTRLPDELANRIQDFGEERKKREEELEREKQQQVVLLQELEKQKVKLEQMLLEAQQEREHLKAAAGTQEVDLNQSDVTDQDQEVASVPTGPATELEPPAGEDDHHRRIREYQQRLLEQNRVHQKSVEVARQRLEEYQRALRIRYSMTSPLLLSAVVPPGHPPLHSTQPLHLPTPRPLTTTPAVPSFIHNKPLTSIEVPTRESDILASPPRLPGSSLSSGSKLLPEEVESRSNRSRNQRPDVSSWLTDNIMERVTEHLPQRVRPSSLTTEPPPHKLFTTRPSTNIPLQRSSDPIQATSPSIWDDAPLVPAPAEVQPGILLSSRRDDKGRQRRELQEFQRRVQEQREAVDLQQEEERRRGELQEFQRHVQQQREAVELQQEEERQRGELQEVQRRMQEQREAVELQQEEERRRREDEMEQMRRQKETLKALIQTDAQPVPDAPSEELVSENTGQTRLRLLAFLLRAIEESNEGTLSRLQDPDNREASPHLPPCGSDPIAQTSVPAPASVLLPELLPPPVRAAKPPVTRIRLGIMEATEQHELSAIQEVETSVNNGKITGPEKNLNVPSHAVNWDPQEESDLSVSSDRTLDTPSVSSSGKRTVDSSSSFGTNSETSQHHIWRERLLTGAVTSSESDSVLRMISPPSSDSGRGADFSGPAATSHRSFTESPLRPPDPDCLSSTSISTGSYITTDPEQNVNTDKSSPVALCEEHGADVLDVSSPTGQFSFIKDTSAARRHGAAVQTLFNDGSIQRIIDRYTRELDFSLSSAGRATDSEASYVDEPGSLVGASETRAEGEGRQTRPSGTRTQRDLDRDFTVHPIQDHFPGDTSSQAEDSFRPLIGQLAEQSSCLAADQRDSAMERLVGQPSAHSSMIGQLPVSVGQGGWDSTVSRMIGRLSHRSSSNGQSGWQDASQLMGPMVAEQSTTWLDEVQEESQMRPLVGEPDTDQHSGVSGERTHMDPSVPAEASVPSHPVSPPEASSHRATVPAASPHPQDQMPQNQTSPMDLDPERTDVFLGSDSFHPLLAEVTHNDTADPSMTFHLLAHKGPSSPELTSEERSVSSRPEGSDTRSDSSVESDPSPERLRSENPASHELLQDQTQESALVLEDTTSADVELTALSLSNLTMRDEAPAADTSQPAGGAAGGSCSAERFRDSVQFSDVCEEMTSEPGSNLRKDIPLFHKIMEAACEKGILEQSEITLVSVTDEDTTITEEEEVCEENNPDEEGQNSEETEGEESTLLPEDGAQTHPVMVLDAHWDLSRRLQDVNEQKRRALIQRSSRRVEGIKAKVALNKNRAESEAREEESELRLQTDESKDGESETSAFIQERKGQPPPPASASVLKEVKIYGPEQRKRDVSEMYQRTQRLFHQLEEVKQQKTIRSRQEASAQNRLKAKEFHKKTLEKLRAKQTQQ, from the exons atgaagaggaaactgGTGAAACTGAGACCGAGCCCCAACGAGGAGGCTCGGATCATAAGAGAAGAACACGAGAGGAGGCGGAAGCTGCGGATACAGCAG GTGCGGGAGCAGCAGCGACACATCGCTCAGCAGATCCGACAGGCGGTGGAGCAGAGGCGGCAGcgggagctggagctgctgggggAGCAGCTGCGGCGGGACTgggagcggcagcagcaggagaagctcCACGCGCTGCAGAGGCTGTACCAGGACAGTCTCCAGCTGCTGGGACAGGGACACAGGAGCGCGAAGGAAAAT GAACCCGACTTGGCAGCCATTgctcagagggaggaggaaaatcACGCCAAAGCAGATCAGCGTTATCGAGAAGCCCTGAAGGAGCTGAAATCACAGAGACTCAAAGAACATGAGAGACAAAGCCA ACTCGTCAGTTCCAGGAGGAAGGCACTGCAGACAGAAAAGGAGAGATCAGCAAAGGTGGTCCGGCTCCCACCGCCTCCCCCCAACCCCGTTCAG AACATCGATTATAAGAAGCCACACGTGGTGAAGAAATCTGATGTGAGCGCCTTCGCTGCCACACATTACAACATGCCAGAGAGCACagtggacagagaggaagacacaCAGCAG ATGAATGCTCATGAGGAAGCTGAGCTGgaggtgaggagacagcaggagctgcagagggaggaaacgaggaggagagaggagcagcttgAGAAGGCTCGTCTCAGGGGGAGGCAGGCCCTGAAGAGGGAACAGCTCGTACAG GATCGTGAGCGCTTGCTTGTTGAACTGGAGCACATGCAGCAGACCGAcctgctgaggaggagacagcaggTGTCACAGATGCCTCCTCAGATCTTCCAGCCTCTCTACAAGAGACAGGAGACGAGGGACGACTTCCAGAGGGAGATTGAGTTTGCCTTTGAGGACATGTACACAGGAGAGAGGA gggtcaaaggtgacCTGGTGGTCCAGCTGGCTCCGGAGCCCCTCCCAGCTCTGTCCACAGGCAGCCAGGACCAAGAGCTGGACGTCACTCTGGATGAAATCACCACACCGGAGCAAGAGGCTGAGAGCAATGAGCAGGAAACATCCGCTCAAG TGGGACCGTCCAAACCTGCTCCTCGGCGGGCGTTGAAGAAACTCCTGGATCGTatcagaggtcagaggaacCAGTGGAGTGAACACAGCAGTCGTGTGTCTCCAGCTGATTCACCGACTGTCATGACGGATCAGATCCCGGAGCGCGACACCACCATCGAGACCGGCTCCCTGACCAGCGAGGAGAAGAACCAGCCAGCTCCCATCGAGCTCCTGCAGCCGGTTCTCTCACCACCAGATAAAACATCCACGATCGTCAGCT CACTGGAGACGTCAGAGCCGTCACCTGCAGCAAATACTCGACTTCCTGATGAACTCGCAAACAGAATCCAAGACTTTGGAGAAGAACGAAAGAAAAGG gaggaggagcttgagagggagaagcagcagcaggtggtttTGCTGCAGGAGCTTGAAAAGCAGAAGGTCAAACTGGAGCAGATGCTGCTGGAGGCTCAGCAGGAGAGGGAACATCTGAAAGCTGCTGCTGGGACGCAGGAAGTGGATTTGAACCAATCAGACGTAACTGACCAGGATCAGGAAGTGGCCTCAGTCCCCACTGGTCCAGCAACTGAG CTGGAGCCCCCTGCAGGTGAAGATGACCACCACCGGAGGATCAGAGAATATCAACAACGGCTGCTGGAACAAAACAG agtTCACCAGAAGTCCGTGGAAGTGGCTCGCCAGCGTCTGGAGGAATACCAGCGAGCTCTGCGAATTCGTTACAGCATGACCTCCCCATTGTTGCTGTCCGCTGTCGTACCTCCAGGTCACCCACCGCTGCACAGCACTCAGCCGCTGCATCTTCCAACCCCTCGACCTCTAACTACAACTCCTGCAGTCCCATCATTCATCCATAATAAACCACTAACCTCAATAGAAGTTCCCACTAGAGAGTCTGACATTCTGGCTTCACCTCCACGTCTTCCTGGCTCCAGTTTGAGCTCTGGTTCCAAGCTGCTGCCTGAGGAAGTGGAATCTCGCTCAAATCGTTCAAGGAACCAAAGACCAGATGTGAGCTCCTGGCTCACCGACAACATAATGGAGAGAGTAACCGAGCACCTTCCACAGAGGGTGAGACCCTCCTCGCTCACCACAGAGCCTCCGCCTCACAAACTGTTCACAACACGTCCCTCAACCAACATCCCACTCCAGCGATCCTCTGATCCCATCCAGGCCACCAGCCCGAGCATCTGGGATGATGCACCTCTGGTTCCCGCCCCTGCAGAGGTTCAGCCCGGGATCCTGTTGAGCTCCAGAAGGGACGACAAGGGGAGGCAGAGGCGAGAGCTGCAGGAGTTCCAGAGGCGTgtgcaggagcagagggaggcagTAGACCTGCAGCAAGAAGAGGAGAGGCGGAGGggagagctgcaggag TTCCAGAGACatgttcagcagcagagggaggcagTAGAGCTGCAGcaagaagaggagaggcagaggggagagctgcaggaggtgcAGAGACGAatgcaggagcagagggaggcggTAGAGCTGCAGCAAGAAGAGGAGAGGCGGAGGCGGGAAGATGAGATGGAGCAGATGAGGCGGCAGAAGGAGACGTTAAAGGCTTTGATTCAAACTGATGCACAA CCAGTTCCAGACGCTCCCAGTGAAGAGCTGGTTTCAGAGAACACGGGTCAGACTCGCCTCAGATTACTTGCGTTCCTGCTGAGAGCGATCGAGGAGTCTAACGAAGGAACGTTATCACGCCTCCAAGACCCTGACAACAGGGAGGCTTCCCCTCACCTACCACCGTGTGGCAGTG atcCCATCGCTCAGACCAGTGTTCCTGCTCCAGCGTCCGTCCTCCTGCCAGaactcctcccccctcctgtcCGAGCAGCGAAGCCCCCAGTGACCCGCATCCGACTGGGAATCATGGAGGCGACTGAGCAACACGAGCTCAGTGCGATTCAAGAGGTGGAGACGTCCGTCAATAACGGCAAAATCACAG GCCCAGAGAAGAACCTGAACGTACCATCACATGCTGTAAACTGGGATCCGCAGGAGGAATCAGATTTGTCCGTCTCATCTGACAGAACTCTGGACACGCCCTCTGTGTCCAGCAGCGGGAAACGGACGGTTGACAGCTCGAGCAGCTTCGGGACAAACTCGGAGACGTCCCAGCATCACatctggagagagagactgctgACGGGAGCAGTAACATCTTCAGAGTCTG ATTCAGTCCTGAGAATGATCTCGCCTCCTTCGTCTGACTCTGGGAGAGGAGCCGACTTCTCTGGTCCGGCAGCCACAAGCCACAGATCCTTCACCGAG tctccCCTCAGGCCTCCTGATCCTGACTGCCTCTCCTCCACCAGCATCTCCACCGGCAGCTACATCACCACCGATCCTGAGCAAAACGTAAACACTG acAAATCCTCACCTGTCGCACTCTGTGAGGAACATGGAGCTGATGTTCTCGACGTCTCCTCTCCGACCGGTCAATTCTCCTTCATTAAGGACACGTCAGCTGCACGTCGTCATGGTGCCGCTGTTCAAACTCTGTTTAACGACGGCAGCATTCAGCGCATTATCGACCGATACACGAGGGAGCTCGACTTCTCCCTCAGCTCCGCTGGGAGAGCGACAG ACAGTGAAGCCTCGTATGTGGACGAGCCCGGATCTCTGGTTGGAGCCTCGGAGACGAGAGCAGAGGGCGAAGGTCGTCAGACTCGTCCCTCGGGGACTCGGACACAACGTGACCTG GATCGAGACTTCACTGTCCATCCAATCCAGGATCACTTCCCAGGTGACACCTCATCACAGGCTGAGGACTCGTTCAggcctctgattggccagctggcagAGCAGTCCTCCTGCCTCGCTGCGGACCAGAGGGACTCGGCCATGGAGCGACTGGTCGGTCAACCGTCGGCTCACTCGTCCATGATCGGTCAGCTTCCAGTGAGCGTGGGTCAAGGTGGATGGGATTCCACTGTGAGTCGGATGATTGGTCGACTCTCCCATCGGTCCAGCTCTAATGGTCAGAGCGGCTGGCAGGACGCGAGTCAGCTGATGGGGCCGATGGTGGCGGAGCAGTCGACCACGTGGTTGGATGAAGTTCAGGAGGAAAGCCAGATGAGGCCGCTGGTTGGGGAGCCGGATACCGATCAGCACAGTGGAGTGTCAG GTGAACGGACCCACATGGATCCCAGTGTCCCAGCGGAGGCCAGTGTCCCGTCACACCCAGTGTCTCCTCCTGAAGCGTCGTCACACCGTGCCACTGTCCCGGCTGCGAGTCCACATCCACAGGACCAGATGCCACAGAACCAAACCAGTCCAATGGACCTGGACCCCGAGAGGACAGACG tttttctagGCTCCGACTCTTTCCACCCGCTGCTGGCTGAGGTCACCCACAACGACACAGCCGACCCCTCCATGACCTTTCACCTGCTCGCACACAAAGGGCCGTCCTCACCTGAGCTGACCAGTGAGGAGCGCAGTGTTTCCTCCCGTCCTGAAGGGTCTGACACTCGCAGTGATTCCTCTGTCGAGTCCGACCCGTCGCCTGAACGCCTTCGCTCAGAGAATCCTGCCTCACACGAACTCCTCCAGGACCAAACCCAGGAATCTGCCCTCGTGCTGGAAGACACCACGAGTGCAGACGTGGAGCTGACGGCTCTGAGTCTGTCAAATTTAACCATGCGTGATGAAGCACCTGCTGCAGACACATCGCAGccagcaggaggcgctgcagGAGGGAGCTGCTCTGCTGAAAGGTTTCGGGATTCAGTTCAATTCAGTGACGTTTGTGAAGAAATGACTTCTGAGCCGGGCTCCAACCTGAGGAAGGATATTCCCCTCTTCCATAAGATCATG GAAGCGGCCTGTGAGAAGGGGATCCTGGAGCAGTCGGAGATAACACTGGTGAGTGTGACAGACGAAGACACGACCAtcactgaggaagaggaggtttgTGAAGAGAACAATCCAGATGAGGAAGGACAGAACAGCGAAGAGACAGAG GGGGAAGAATCCACATTGTTACCGGAGGACGGAGCTCAAACTCATCCAG TGATGGTCCTGGACGCTCACTGGGATCTGAGCAGACGCCTGCAGGACGTGAACGAGCAGAAGCGCAGAGCTCTGATCCAGAGATCCTCTCGCAGGGTGGAAGGCATCAAGGCCAAAGTGGCTCTGAACAAGAATCGAGCTGAatctgaagccagagaagaggAATCCGAACTTCGACTTCAAACTGACGAGTCAAAGGACGGAGAGAGTGAAAcgtctgctttcatccaggaGAGAAAGGGTCAGCCTCCACCTCCAG CGAGCGCCTCCGTGCTGAAAGAGGTGAAGATCTACGGCCCAGAGCAAAGGAAGCGGGACGTTAGTGAGATGTACCAGAGAACTCAGAG ACTGTTCcatcagctggaggaggtgaagcagcagaaaaccaTCCGGAGCCGACAGGAAGCTTCCGCACAAAACCGACTGAAGGCCAAAGAATTccacaag AAAACTTTAGAGAAGCTTCGAGCCAAGCAGACGCAGCAGTGA